From the Cyanobacteria bacterium GSL.Bin1 genome, the window TGGCTTGGTGCGCGTTCCAGCCGGAATCGCATTCCGGCTGGGTCGCATCCACTTTTTTAAAGTGATTGACCGCTCCTTCTCGCTGTTTAATATGAACCGGACGAGGGACTTTTAGCTTGGATTTTAATTGATAACGAATCAAATTATGCACTCCACCATAGCTCATCTCAACATCTTCCATGACTTTGAGCCATCTTTGCACTTCTTTGTAACTAGAAAATCCTTCGGGATCGTTTAACTCAAGGAATGAACCCGAATGCATTCGGGTTCACAAGCCTTGAGCGTTGCTCAATGAGAATTTTCTCTTTGAGTTCAGGAGTCACCTCACTTTTGCGACCGGAACTTTTCCCTTTGAGTAATCCAAGAAAATGATCATCCAGTAGCTATAGGCTGCTTAGGGAAATTTCAAGACATTATGGATGGTTTATTTGTTGCAGCACTCTTTATGAAGTAAGCTCTTCATCCCTCCTTGGTGATATCGCGAGAGCCATCGAGAAATGGTTGTTCGATGTCTACCGACTAGGGAGGCGATCGCGCCAGTACTTTCAACTTGCTTAGTCTTGAGCCAATAGAGAGCTTGTATTC encodes:
- a CDS encoding helix-turn-helix domain-containing protein, whose protein sequence is MESKSELLELLKQEDNQEVKERIQALYWLKTKQVESTGAIASLVGRHRTTISRWLSRYHQGGMKSLLHKECCNK